In Gossypium arboreum isolate Shixiya-1 chromosome 5, ASM2569848v2, whole genome shotgun sequence, a single genomic region encodes these proteins:
- the LOC108452866 gene encoding probable disease resistance protein At4g27220 isoform X2, whose translation MGCGFCGAALPNIVATLVVDCVVKPVGRQLDYVRHFQDNVEKLREKKRELADARDRLLHKIEDAKNRLLLIENDVQNLQSRADETLSDMGTLEEEIQLNKRCLNWCPNCSWRYQLSKKAKKKIQDISELLERFGRLGPVGYRDPTALPTIDFLCSKEFVVSESSKAAFKQIIEALKDENINMIGLWGMGGVGKTTLVHEVGSQAPKLNLFGKVVMTTVSQKPNFERIQDQIAQYIGFDMKNEQGRRSEQELWLRLKNEPRILIILDDIWESINLKEKIGIPIGDDHKGCKVLLTTRRQQVCRAMDCQNVVKLDCLDDDEAWTLFEKKAGLDVSPNNDIKILAKQIIENFGGLPIAIVPLGSALKGKSYHEWQVAYRRLKDRRLTEIEDVNEENAYVCLEASFDYLKNMETKTCFLLCSLFPEDDEIYMEDLVGYAWGLELYKGMKSIKEVRSEVLASIETLKNSGLLLDCGERHIKMHDVVRQFALWIASSRKEISFGTVETLPMDESFKNYIAISFETNQTDELPKGVVFPNLKFLLHGGDCFMKTSSEFFEGMKALQVCALKNQLISLAAFQFHMNLRTLYLINCELSDISMLGKLKTLHILSLSRSDIIELPTEAGDLENLRLLDLSCCNDLRRIAANLIRRLSNLEELYLHGCSSLKWATENSTKRESYSSLSELNLLPKLVVISLDFSSKHLPDGFVFRRLWSFDFCIGIKRNTWFQKRETYPISRSLRISDSVDACKQLFEDVESLELNEVEGHPNLIPSLDLGFSKLTSLDLRWCHSIRCLIDASKQQVPITTLSNLRKLSLSGMFHLEEMCNAPQPQGFLQKLEEVIVSYCDAMQLLFPIAELSSIEQEGPSRHLSLQSLKIVQIYFCNDLKYIFPMSVANSLGQLHTLKIKSCWSLEGIIQDSQVPYISLQSLREIEVEECDNLKYLLPMSVANTLEQLHTLKIKSCSQLEDVIQDPQVTYIYLLQSLREVSLIDLPQLKGRNVNSIILTQLSLQKLEVHNCPQLTHLIISTKIKELVFGEMTNEQLSNLHSCKYEESEQDQTTSQYHPLPNCFPNLILIDIFECKSLKSLFPIIVAQGSSKKLIAPNLQTLKIERCFGMEEIIQDSQVSTISFQCLRELQVTECNKLKFLFPMCVANSLGKLQTLKIERCFGMEEIIQDSQVSITSFQCLMEVQVKECNKLKFLFPMCVANSLGKLQTLKIERCFGMEEIIQDSQVLSTISFQLCLMEVQVTECNNLKFLFPMCVANSLGKLQTLKIESCSQLQEIIQGSEVLTSMAQGLPRLSIVELTKLPQLKGRNRNDIVLISPSLHMLKVRDCPQLTPFIVSTNIQALEFSEMTEKKQISNVTVPERRGRTSTCKEYLTISNFEELFEYSGYNLSTLTILHLSKLTELRVIWSGLIQVEYFQNLAHLTVKDCRRLRYIFSPTIARNLPHLGKLDISNCEELEQIIEKDQTPSQHHLQPICFPILSWITIEMCENLKCLFPITLAHGGLPNLEQLDLIRLSKLEQVFEGDESNVSKDEEKVIHLPELTDLVLDNLPNLVSFSPVDYHFVFPSLTDLRVEGCPNVTTRFSFDSKESVHAKTQFLLLICHRL comes from the exons ATGGGTTGCGGATTTTGTGGGGCTGCTCTTCCTAACATCGTTGCAACACTGGTTGTGGACTGTGTGGTGAAGCCGGTAGGACGTCAACTTGATTATGTCCGTCACTTTCAGGACAATGTTGAAAAGCTCCGAGAGAAAAAGCGTGAACTTGCAGATGCACGAGATCGTCTACTACATAAGATTGAGGATGCTAAAAACCGGCTTTTACTAATTGAAAATGATGTACAGAACTTGCAATCAAGGGCAGACGAAACACTGTCGGATATGGGAACTCTGGAGGAGGAAATCCAACTGAATAAGAGGTGTCTCAATTGGTGTCCTAATTGTAGTTGGAGATATCAATTAAGCAAGAAAGCAAAGAAGAAAATCCAGGATATCTCTGAGCTTTTGGAAAGATTTGGTCGACTTGGACCAGTCGGTTACCGTGATCCTACTGCCCTTCCCACTATAGACTTCCTATGTTCTAAGGAATTTGTGGTTTCGGAATCTTCGAAGGCTGCTTTCAAACAAATCATTGAAGCCTTAAAAGATGAGAATATCAACATGATTGGGTTGTGGGGGATGGGAGGGGTGGGCAAGACCACCCTGGTTCATGAAGTTGGAAGTCAAGCTCCAAAACTGAATTTGTTTGGCAAAGTTGTGATGACGACTGTGTCTCAAAAGCCAAATTTTGAGAGAATTCAAGATCAAATTGCACAATACATAGGCTTTGATATGAAGAACGAACAAGGAAGAAGATCCGAGCAAGAATTATGGTTAAGGCTGAAGAATGAACCGAGGATTCTTATCATCCTTGATGATATTTGGGAATCTATCAACTTAAAGGAGAAGATAGGAATTCCAATTGGGGATGATCATAAAGGCTGCAAAGTTCTTTTAACAACCCGTCGTCAACAAGTATGTCGAGCTATGGATTGTCAAAACGTGGTAAAACTTGACTGTTTGGATGATGATGAAGCTTGGACTCTGTTTGAAAAGAAAGCAGGTCTAGATGTCTCTCctaataatgatattaaaatcCTAGCAAAGCAAATTATCGAAAATTTCGGGGGTTTGCCTATAGCTATAGTTCCGTTGGGAAGTGCCTTGAAAGGTAAAAGTTATCACGAGTGGCAAGTTGCTTACCGGAGACTCAAAGATCGTAGATTGACTGAAATCGAGGATGTTAATGAAGAAAATGCCTATGTATGTCTTGAGGCGAGCTTCGACTACTTGAAGAATATGGAGACCAAGACATGTTTCTTGTTGTGCTCTTTATTTCCTGAAGATGATGAGATTTATATGGAGGACTTGGTAGGATATGCATGGGGACTGGAGCTGTATAAAGGCATGAAATCAATTAAAGAAGTTAGAAGTGAAGTGCTTGCATCGATTGAGACCCTCAAGAACTCCGGTTTGTTGCTAGATTGCGGAGAAAGGCATATCAAAATGCATGATGTGGTTCGCCAATTTGCTTTGTGGATAGCATCTTCAAGAAAGGAGATTTCTTTTGGGACTGTTGAAACACTCCCGATGGATGAAAGTTTCAAGAATTACATAGCAATCTCCTTCGAAACTAACCAAACGGATGAACTTCCTAAAGGAGTGGTTTTCCCAAATCTCAAATTTCTTTTACATGGTGGCGATTGTTTCATGAAAACTTCAAGCGAATTCTTTGAGGGTATGAAGGCATTACAAGTTTGTGCTTTGAAAAATCAATTGATATCTCTAGCTGCATTTCAATTTCATATGAACCTTCGGACTTTGTATTTGATTAATTGTGAACTCTCTGACATCTCAATGCTTGGGAAGCTGAAGACACTTCATATTCTCTCTTTAAGTCGATCTGATATCATTGAATTGCCGACTGAAGCTGGTGATTTGGAAAATCTAAGACTGTTGGATTTATCGTGTTGCAATGATCTACGAAGAATCGCTGCTAATTTAATACGAAGATTGTCCAATTTAGAAGAACTATACTTGCATGGTTGTAGTTCATTAAAATGGGCGactgagaattcaactaaaagggaAAGCTATTCCAGCCTATCAGAGTTGAATTTATTGCCAAAGTTGGTTGTAATATCATTGGATTTTTCTTCTAAACATCTTCCAGATGGCTTTGTGTTTCGTAGATTATGGAGCTTTGATTTTTGCATTGGCATAAAAAGAAACACGTGGTTCCAAAAGAGGGAAACTTATCCAATCTCAAGATCTTTGAGAATCAGTGACTCTGTAGATGCATGCAAGCAACTATTTGAAGATGTAGAATCTCTTGAATTGAATGAGGTGGAGGGTCACCCAAACCTTATTCCGAGCTTGGACTTGGGATTTAGTAAGTTGACTTCTCTAGATCTTCGATGGTGCCACTCTATACGATGCCTAATTGATGCATCAAAGCAGCAAGTGCCAATCACTACACTCTCTAATTTGAGAAAGTTATCATTAAGTGGTATGTTTCATTTGGAAGAGATGTGCAATGCTCCCCAGCCGCAAGGTTTTTTACAAAAGCTTGAAGAGGTTATAGTTTCATATTGTGATGCGATGCAATTGTTATTCCCGATTGCTGAATTGAGTAGCATAGAACAAGAAGGGCCCAGTCGTCATTTAAGCCTCCAAAGTCTGAAGATTGTTCAAATATATTTCTGCAATGATTTGAAATATATCTTCCCAATGTCAGTTGCTAATAGCCTTGGGCAATTGCATACTTTGAAGATAAAGAGTTGTTGGAGCTTGGAAGGCATAATCCAAGACTCACAAGTGCCATACATAAGCCTCCAAAGTTTAAGGGAAATAGAAGTTGAAGAATGCGATAATTTAAAGTATCTCTTGCCAATGTCTGTTGCTAATACCCTTGAGCAATTGCATACTTTGAAGATAAAGAGTTGCTCGCAATTGGAAGATGTAATCCAAGATCCACAAGTGACATACATATATCTACTCCAAAGTCTAAGAGAG GTTTCGTTGATTGATTTGCCTCAATTGAAGGGAAGGAATGTGAACAGCATTATACTCACACAATTGTCTTTGCAGAAGTTAGAAGTGCACAATTGTCCTCAATTGACACATCTTATTATTTCGACTAAGATAAAA GAATTGGTGTTTGGGGAGATGACAAATGAACAATTGAGCAATTTGCATTCATGTAAATATGAGGAATCGGAGCAAGATCAAACGACATCACAATATCATCCCCTACCTAATtgctttccaaatttgattctaaTTGATATCTTTGAATGTAAAAGCTTGAAATCTCTCTTTCCAATTATTGTTGCTCAAGGTAGCTCTAAAAAACTAATTGCGCCCAATTTGCAAACTCTGAAGATAGAGAGATGCTTTGGAATGGAAGAAATAATTCAAGACTCACAAGTATCAACCATAAGCTTCCAATGCCTAAGGGAATTACAAGTCACAGAATGCAATAAATTGAAATTTCTCTTCCCAATGTGTGTTGCTAATAGTCTTGGGAAATTGCAAACTCTGAAGATAGAGAGGTGTTTTGGAATGGAAGAAATAATCCAAGACTCACAAGTATCAATCACAAGCTTTCAATGCCTAATGGAAGTACAAGTCAAAGAATGCAATAAATTGAAATTTCTCTTCCCCATGTGTGTTGCTAATAGTCTTGGGAAATTGCAAACTCTGAAGATAGAGAGGTGCTTTGGAATGGAAGAAATAATCCAAGACTCACAAGTATTATCAACCATAAGCTTCCAATTATGCCTAATGGAAGTACAAGTCACAGAATGCAATAATTTGAAATTTCTCTTCCCAATGTGTGTTGCTAATAGTCTTGGGAAATTGCAAACTCTGAAGATAGAGAGCTGTTCCCAATTGCAAGAAATAATCCAAGGATCAGAAGTGTTAACCTCAATGGCTCAAGGTCTTCCACGATTGAGTATAGTTGAGTTGACTAAATTGCCTCAATTGAAAGGAAGGAATAGAAACGACATTGTGCTGATATCGCCATCTTTGCACATGTTAAAAGTGAGAGATTGTCCGCAATTGACACCTTTTATCGTTTCAACAAATATACAA GCATTGGAGTTCTCGGAGATGACAGAAAAGAAGCAAATAAGCAACGTGACAGTCCCTGAAAGGAGAGGAAGAACATCAACATGTAAGGAATATTTAACAATTTCCAATTTTGAAGAGTTATTTGAATATTCTGGATATAATCTTTCAACTCTGACGATCCTACACTTGTCCAAACTAACTGAATTGCGGGTGATATGGAGTGGTCTCATCCAAGTTGAATACTTTCAAAATCTCGCTCATTTGACAGTCAAAGATTGCAGAAGGTTAAGATACATCTTCTCGCCTACCATCGCTCGAAATTTGCCACATTTGGGCAAGTTGGATATATCTAACTGTGAGGAATTGGAGCAAATAATTGAGAAGGATCAAACTCCATCACAACATCATCTCCAACCTATTTGCTTCCCTATTTTGAGTTGGATTACAATCGAGATGTGTGAAAACTTGAAATGTTTGTTCCCAATTACTCTTGCTCATGGCGGCCTTCCAAACCTAGAGCAATTAGACCTTATAAGGCTATCCAAATTAGAGCAGGTGTTTGAAGGAGATGAGTCAAATGTGAGTAAGGACGAAGAGAAAGTGATACACCTACCTGAATTAACCGACTTAGTGCTTGATAACCTACCAAACCTCGTGAGCTTCAGCCCTGTGGATTATCATTTTGTTTTCCCATCTTTGACAGATTTACGAGTTGAAGGTTGTCCCAACGTAACCACAAGATTTAGTTTTGATTCAAAGGAATCAGTGCATGCCAAAACACAG